A window of the Sabethes cyaneus chromosome 1, idSabCyanKW18_F2, whole genome shotgun sequence genome harbors these coding sequences:
- the LOC128733144 gene encoding glutamate receptor ionotropic, kainate 2-like: MFRLLLSIAVGALLCCCVRSKREIPIGAIFRDSADEAVIAFRYAIERINMHEKHFELVPLIRFVPNMDDSFRMERRTCELAAEGVTAIFGPSSLLSAGIVSSVCRTIEIPHIITHWDPEPLGGVDPDLQAMTINLYPDADVLSQALRDLIVDYSWKSFTIIYDSDEGLMRLKDILQIHGPGDSPITVRQIDDDPDYRPLLKDIQSSGESHIILEVDPSKILDILRQAKEVKMLEEYQNYIITSIDAHTLDFDEFRYFRSNITAIRLMDTKSFEIKNAVHDWEQGEARQKNDFRISPEHVSTEAALYNDAVKIFATAIRELDATEEITPSKLSCGNKNLRQWPFGLRIVNYMKVKTEHGITGPIIFDDDGRRTYFQLDIIELNQHEGFKKIATWDPRNGVNYTRSQEDVHQQIVESLQNKTFIVASRLGAPFLMMKEKKEGEFFEGNAQFEGYSLDLIDGISQILGFQYRMILVPDGKYGSYNKVTKKWDGLVKHLLDRKADLAICDLTITYERRTAVDFTMPFMTLGISILYAKPVPQPKDLFSFLSPLSLDVWIYMATAYLGVSVLLFVLSRMAPADWENPHPCKQEDVEEVENIWDMLNALWLTMGSIMGQGCDILPKAVSTRVVTGMWWFFALIMLSSYTANLAAFLTMERMDATIESAEDLAKQSKIKYGAVLGGSTLSFFRSSNFSTYQRMWAAMESTRPSVFTKSNDEGRDRVLKGRGLYAFLMESTSLEYITERYCELTQIGGLLDSKGYGIAMPVNSPYRTAISGAVLKMQEEGKLSQLKNRWWKERHGGGRCDAPGTKAAGDSAAELGIDNVGGVFVVLAFGCFCAFIIGILEFLWNVRKVAVDEKVTPWEALKAELKFALNLSITSKPVHNTLSESSSGKSLTRSKSESRRDSGSAGRVNNIRSGASFPNMDKIGFAFSNK; the protein is encoded by the exons ATGTTCCGACTGCTGCTGTCGATCGCCGTCGGTGCGTTGCTGTGCTGCTGCGTACGCAGCAAGCGGGAAATTCCGATCG GTGCAATCTTCCGGGACAGCGCGGACGAAGCGGTAATCGCGTTCCGGTACGCGATCGAACGGATCAACATGCACGAGAAGCACTTCGAGCTGGTGCCGCTGATTCGGTTCGTGCCGAACATGGACGACAGCTTCCGGATGGAGCGGCGAACGTGCGAACTGGCGGCCGAAGGGGTAACGGCGATCTTCGGCCCGAGCTCGCTGCTGAGTGCCGGCATCGTTAGTTCCGTTTGCCGGACCATCGAGATACCGCACATCATCACGCACTGGGATCCGGAACCGTTGGGCGGTGTCGATCCGGACCTGCAGGCGATGACGATCAATTTGTACCCGGATGCGGATGTGCTGTCGCAGGCGCTGCGGGATTTGATCGTGGACTACAGTTGGAAGAGTTTTACGATCATTTATGATAGCGATGAGGGTTTGATGCGGTTGAAGGATATTCTGCAGATACACGGACCTGGGGATAGTCCCATCACGGTGCGTCAGATCGACGACGATCCGGATTATCGGCCGCTGTTGAAGGATATTCAATCGTCAGGCGAAAGCCATATCATACTGGAAGTCGATCCGAGCAAGATTTTGGACATTCTACGCCAGGCGAAGGAAGTAAAAATGCTGGAAGAGTATCAGAACTACATCATTACGTCGATCGATGCCCACACGCTGGATTTCGATGAGTTCCGGTACTTCCGGTCGAACATCACAGCCATCCGGCTGATGGACACTAAAAGTTTCGAGATTAAGAATGCCGTCCATGACTGGGAACAGGGCGAGGCGAGGCAGAAGAATGATTTCCGAATCTCGCCGGAACATGTTTCGACCGAGGCGGCGCTATACAACGATGCAGTTAAGATCTTTGCTACGGCCATCCGGGAGTTGGATGCCACCGAGGAGATCACACCGTCCAAGCTGTCGTGCGGGAATAAAAATTTACGGCAGTGGCCGTTTGGATTAAGGATCGTTAACTACATGAAAGTG AAAACCGAACACGGAATTACTGGGCCGATCATCTTCGATGACGATGGCCGTCGAACCTACTTCCAGTTGGATATTATTGAGTTGAATCAACATGAAGGCTTCAAGAAGATTGCCACCTGGGATCCTCGGAACGGTGTGAACTACACCCGCAGCCAGGAGGATGTTCATCAGCAAATCGTCGAGTCCCTGCAGAACAAAACTTTCATCGTAGCTTCTCGACTTGGAGCGCCGTTTCTGATGATGAA GGAAAAGAAGGAAGGAGAATTCTTCGAGGGCAATGCCCAGTTTGAAGGCTACTCACTGGATCTAATTGACGGAATCTCACAAATACTGGGCTTCCAATATCGAATGATTCTGGTTCCCGACGGCAAGTACGGATCCTACAACAAAGTCACCAAGAAATGGGACGGCTTGGTAAAGCACTTACTAGATCGG AAAGCCGACCTTGCCATTTGCGATCTCACTATAACGTACGAACGGCGGACGGCCGTGGATTTTACGATGCCTTTCATGACGTTGGGAATTAGCATTCTGTATGCCAAACCCGTTCCCCAACCGAAGGATCTGTTCTCCTTCCTGTCACCTCTGTCACTGGATGTGTGGATCTACATGGCAACCGCCTACTTGGGTGTGTCGGTACTTCTATTCGTACTTTCACGAATGGCTCCAGCCGATTGGGAAAATCCACATCCCTGCAAGCAGGAAGACGTCGAAGAGGTCGAAAACATTTGGGACATGCTGAACGCCCTCTGGCTTACCATGGGTTCCATTATGGGTCAAGGTTGTGACATTCTACCCAA AGCCGTCTCCACCCGTGTCGTAACCGGAATGTGGTGGTTCTTTGCTTTGATCATGCTTTCGTCGTACACCGCCAACTTGGCCGCTTTTTTGACGATGGAACGTATGGATGCGACCATCGAAAGTGCGGAGGATTTGGCCAAGCAGAGCAAGATCAAGTACGGTGCCGTGCTGGGTGGCAGTACGTTGAGCTTCTTTCGGAGTTCGAATTTCAGTACCTACCAGCGGATGTGGGCCGCTATGGAGTCTACCCGGCCGTCGGTTTTTACGAAGAGTAACGACGAGGGCCGGGACCGGGTGCTGAAGGGTCGTGGGCTGTACGCCTTTCTGATGGAGTCCACCTCGTTGGAGTACATAACGGAGCGGTACTGTGAGCTGACGCAAATCGGTGGTTTGTTGGATTCGAAGGGTTACGGAATTGCTATGCCTGTCA ATTCACCGTATCGAACTGCCATCTCGGGAGCGGTCCTGAAAATGCAGGAAGAGGGTAAGCTTTCCCAGCTGAAAAATCGCTGGTGGAAAGAGCGACACGGTGGAGGTCGCTGTGATGCTCCGGGAACGAAAGCCGCCGGGGATAGTGCAGCCGAGCTGGGTATCGACAACGTTGGTGGTGTTTTCGTCGTTTTGGCATTTGGTTGCTTCTGTGCTTTCATAATTGGAATACTGGAGTTTTTGTGGAACGTTCGGAAGGTGGCCGTTGATGAAAAG GTTACTCCCTGGGAGGCCCTGAAAGCAGAGCTAAAGTTTGCACTGAACCTATCGATCACTAGCAAACCGGTGCACAATACTTTGAGCGAGTCTTCGTCGGGTAAAAGTCTGACGCGGTCCAAGTCGGAGTCCAGACGAGATTCGGGATCAGCTGGAAGGGTGAATAACATTCGTAGTGGTGCCAGCTTTCCCAATATGGACAAAATTGGGTTTGCTTTTAGTAACAAGTGA